One Pseudobacteroides sp. genomic window, GAAGCTATCTGCACCAAGCGGACAATACAGGTACTATGACGGCTGCCTCTTCATGTTTGGTTTACTTCATGCCAGTGGCAACTTCAGGATTTGGGGAGCACCTATGTCATCCTCTTCACCAAGCAGTACATCGACAAGCACACCATCACCTACAAATTCTTCTAATGTTCCAACCGTCAAAGGAGACATCAACAGTGACGGTGTTATAAACATGGCTGACGTTATACTATTAGCTACCAAATTCAACTCCATATCCGGAGATGGAAAATATGTAGCAGCATATGATTTAAACAATGACGGTGCAATAAATATGGCTGATGTTATAGTTATCGCAACAAACTTTGGTAAAACTGTAAATGATGTAAATAACACTCCGACAAGGATCATTACTAACACACCAACACCAAGTCCAATACCAAGTCCAAAAGGTACCATCAAGATAATGCCTCTGGGAGACTCAATAACTGATGGTTTAACCGTTCCGGGCGGATACAGGATTAAGCTTTGGAAAAGTATTACAGGTAACGGACAAACTGTGGATTTTGTAGGATCCATGTCAAACGGTCCTTCAGATCTTGGAGATAAGAATCATGAAGGACACTCAGGATGGACAATCAGCCAGATTGATACAAATATCAATACCTGGATGGATACCTACAAGCCTCAAATTGTTCTTTTACATATAGGCACCAATGACATGTACCAGACTCCTACCGGTGCTCATGAAAGGT contains:
- a CDS encoding GDSL-type esterase/lipase family protein, with protein sequence KLSAPSGQYRYYDGCLFMFGLLHASGNFRIWGAPMSSSSPSSTSTSTPSPTNSSNVPTVKGDINSDGVINMADVILLATKFNSISGDGKYVAAYDLNNDGAINMADVIVIATNFGKTVNDVNNTPTRIITNTPTPSPIPSPKGTIKIMPLGDSITDGLTVPGGYRIKLWKSITGNGQTVDFVGSMSNGPSDLGDKNHEGHSGWTISQIDTNINTWMDTYKPQIVLLHIGTNDMYQTPTGAHERLSTLIDKICAKLPAGGKLYVSDIIPFPMSASNVTAYNAKIPGIVQQKAATGKPVYFVEMFKALTSSDLADGVHPNATGYNKMADVWYNAIKADLAK